Proteins from one Pseudomonas sp. KBS0710 genomic window:
- a CDS encoding MarR family winged helix-turn-helix transcriptional regulator: MRSGSDTPSSAQSETLGLLDRHGPSSISALAAHRHVKHQSMRLVIAQLEQQQRVTRGPDPSDARKQLFELTPPGRAALEHSRLQRSDWLARQLKEKTTASQLQTLEAAVRILEQLIASAPNGQST, from the coding sequence GTGCGCAGTGGGTCGGACACACCGTCATCGGCACAATCTGAAACGCTAGGTTTGCTTGACCGTCATGGCCCCTCGAGCATAAGCGCGCTTGCTGCACATCGTCACGTCAAGCATCAAAGCATGCGGCTGGTTATCGCCCAGTTGGAGCAGCAGCAGCGAGTTACACGAGGTCCTGATCCAAGCGATGCACGAAAGCAGCTCTTCGAGCTGACGCCCCCTGGTCGAGCTGCGCTTGAACACAGTCGTCTTCAGCGCAGTGACTGGCTGGCACGCCAGCTTAAGGAAAAAACCACCGCGTCACAGCTGCAGACACTCGAAGCTGCGGTCAGAATCCTGGAGCAATTGATTGCCTCCGCCCCAAACGGTCAATCAACCTGA